Within Massilia litorea, the genomic segment AAGCGCAAGCACCCGGGGGGTACTGCGCAGCGAGGAGACACCCTTATGGATATTGTAGGTAGCGACACGAATCTTCATGGGAACATTCTAACCCCATCAGTCCGTGTTCATTTTTATAACGTTTCCAATCGTGCGGCACGGGGTGCAGCCTTCTGGGAGCCACGACCCCGTGTGCAGCTTATTCAAATGCGGGAGCTGCTTCCCAATGCTGGCGCAACGCGGCATTGCGCGGCGCGGCCAGATTCTCTGCCTCGGACAGAGGAACGGAAACCAGACGCGGGCCGCTCAGGCGCAGTCCGCAGAGCAGGTCGATGTAGAAGCAATCATCGTCTACGCTCACTGCCTTCACTTTTTCCTCGTGCTTCGGTTCGAATTGTTCCATGTATTTTCTCCCAGAATCCGTTGGTTGGACGTGTTGCAGTTTAAAAACTTCGCTCGACGCGAATTGCTGACGATAGGGGACGAGCTCCCTCTTGTCAAACGCGGATTCTATTGTGCGCTACCTAACATAGCGAATTTCCTTCAGTAATTTTTCCCCGTGGAACTTGTTTCAATATGTAACAGGAAATGTTTCCATATATAATTTGTTTAAGCCAAGAGCATATTTGTATCAATTTGTATGCATGTTAGCCGGGTTTTCCGGGCAGTCTGACGAACTTTCACTGAGTCATTAATGACTATTGGTACCGAATGAACAGAATTTTTTCATTCAGACAATTTTTTGTACGTCTTCGTGAGGTAGTCGTGTAGGACAAAAGGAAGGGTACTGTTGTATTTGCGCCTACAGATAAAAAATTCCTTGACAAGGAATAAACTGCCTTATGATTTACTTAACGGAACAAAAATCGGCAACCTGAGATAGTGGAAAGCCTGAAGCTTGCCACCTGTCAATAAAACAGCTGTCGATCTAGGTCGGCGCACCCAATACCCGTCCCAGCAGTTCGCGTTCGAGCGCACCGAAAGCGGCACTCCCACGCTCACGTGGCCGGGACAAGTTGACCCGGATATCGTGCGCGACCCGCCCCTCTTCGAGCACCAGCACCCGGTCCGCCAGCACCAGCGCCTCCTGGACATCGTGGGTAACGAGCACGGCGCTGAAGCCGTGGCGCAGCCAGAGCGACTCGATCAATTGCTGCATTCCGATCCGGGTCAGCGCATCGAGGGCGCCCAGCGGTTCGTCCAGCAGCAGGATGCCGGGCGCGTGGACCAGGGCCCGGGCCAGGGCGACGCGCTGGCGCTGCCCGCCGGAAAGGACCGCAGGCCACTCGTCGGCACGCGCTTCCAGGCCTACCTGCGCCAGCGCCGCGCGCGCCGCATCGCGCCCGTCGCGCCCGGCCAGTCCCAGCGCGACATTGTCGAGTACGCTCTTCCAGGGCAGCAGCCTGGCCTCCTGGAACATCAGGCGCAGTGCATCGGCGCGCCCGGCGCCGTCGATCGCCACCGTGCCGCCGTCTGCCTGCTCGAGCCCGGCGACGAGGCGCAACAAGGTGCTTTTGCCGCAGCCGCTGCGCCCGACCAGGGCCACGAATTCGCCCGGAGCAATGCGCAGGTCGATGCCGTCGAGCACGTTGCGCCCGGCATAGCGCTTGGTCAGCCCGCGCAAGGCGACGGCGTCGCTGGCAGCGGCGACCCGCTGCGTTTCTTCGCTTGTGATCCGCATATGTCCTCGTTAACAGTAATCAAAGGTAAGCCGGATTCCAGCGCAGGAAATGGCGTTCGAGCAACCGCGCGCCGACGTCGGCGGCCTTGCCCAGCAGCGCGTACAGCAGGATGCCGACCAGCACCACGTCGGTCTGCAGGAATTCGCGCGCATTCATGGTCATGTAGCCGATCCCCTGCTGGGCCGAAATCGTCTCGGCCACGATCAGCAGCACCCAGACCAGGCCGAGCGCGAAGCGGATGCCGACCAGGATAGCGGGCAGCGCCGCCGGCAGGATCACGTCGCGGTACAGCGTCCAGCCCGACAACCCGTAGCTGCGTGCCATTTCGATCAGGCCGGCGTCGGCCGAGCGCACCCCGTGAAAGGTATTTAAATAGACGGGGAAGAACACCCCCACCGCCAGCAGGAAGAGCTTGGCGGTCTCGTCGATGCCGAACCAGAGGATCAATAAGGGCACCAGCGCCAGTGCCGGGATGTTGCGCAGCATTTGCAGGCTGGTGTCGAGCAGGGTTTCGGCGCGCCGCGAACTGCCGTTCAACAGACCCAGCAGCAGACCGGCGCCGGCGCCGATGGCAAAGCCGGCCCCGGCGCGCCACAGGCTGGTGCGCAGGTGGATCCAGAGTTCGCCCGAGACCGTCAAAGTCCAGAAGGCGCGCAGCACCGCCAGCGGCTCGGGCAGGATGCGGCTCGAGAGCCAGCCGGCCTGCGCCGCGACCTGCCAGGCCAGCACCAGCAAGGCCGGCAAGGCCCAGGGCGCCAGCAGCCCGGTTAGCCCACGCGGCGCCGGGTTTGCTCCGGCCGCCATCACGCCGCCTTCTTCGGCACGATGTCGCTGGCCATCATCTCGCCGAACGGCCCGGTGATCGATTGCTCGCCGCCCGTTTTTCCTTTGCCGAGCAGCGGGAACACCAGCTCGGCGAAGCGGTACGACTCTTCCAGGTGCGGGTAGCCGGACAAGATGAACGTCTCGATGCCGAGGTCCGCGTACTCGCGCATGCGGGCCGCTACCGTTTCCGGGTCGCCCACCAATGCGGTGCCGGCGCCGCCGCGCACCAGGCCCACGCCCGCCCACAGGTTGGGTGAGACCTCCAGCTTGTCGCGCCGCCCGCCGTGCAGGGCCGCCATGCGCTGCTGGCCGACCGAATCCATCTTCGCGAACGCGGCCTGCGCCTTGGCGATGACTTCGTCGTCCAGGTGGCTGATGAGTTCATCGGCGGCGCGCCAGGCTTCTTCATTGGTCTCGCGCACGATCACGTGAAGGCGGATGCCGAAGCGCAGCGTACGGCCGTGTTTCGCGGCGCGGGCGCGGATGTCGGCCAGCTTTTCCGCCACCGCCGCCGGCGGCTCGCCCCAGGTCAGATAGACGTCCATCTGTTCGGCCGCCAGTTGGTGCGCCGGCTCGGACGAGCCGCCGAAGTACAGCGGCGGATGCGGCGTCTGCAGCGGCGGATACAAGGTCTTCGCGCCCTTCACCTGGATATGCTTGCCCTCGAAATCGTAGCCGGCCGCCCCGCCCTCGCCTGCCAGACTGGCGCGCCAGACGCGGATGAATTCGTCGGAGATGGCGTAACGCTTCGCATGGTCGGCGAACAGGCCGTCCGCTTCCAGTTCTCCCTGGTCGCCGCCGGTGACGACGTTGATCAACAGGCGCCCGTTCGACAGGCGGTCGAAGGTCGCGGCCTGGCGCACGGCGAGACCCGGCGTCGACAGGCCGGGGCGGATCGCGACCAGAAATTTCAGTTGGCGGGTAGCGCCGATCAGCGAGGCCGCGACGATCCAGGGGTCTTCGCAGGAGCGCCCGGTCGGCAGCAGCACGCCGTCGTAGCCAAGGGTGTCGGCGGCGACGGCGATCTGGCGCAGGTAGTCGGCATCGACCGCGCGCGCGCCCTTCGCCGTGCCGAGATAACGGCTGTCGCCGTGGGTGGGGAGGAACCAGAAGATGTTGGGGGTGGACATGGTGTTTCCTTCAGAGCGGCGCCGCAGGCAGGGCCTCGGCCACATTCAGCGGTTTCGGGATCAGTTTCAGGTTGTGGAAGGCGTCGGCGATGCGCTGCTGCTCGCGCACGACCTCCGGCGAGATCTTCCTGACGCCATACGCATAGCGGCGCCCCGCCAGCTCGACGACGTTCGGCGGCAGGCCGGTCTGGGCGGCGAGAATCCGGGCCACCTCGGCCGGATTCTCCCGGCCCCAGTCGTCGACCTTCGCGATCTCTTCCAACAGGATGCGCGTCAGCGCCGGCTGCTGCTCGACGAAGCCGCGCGCGGCCAGATAGAACTGGTGGTTCGAGACCAGGCCGCGGCCGTCGGCCAGCACGCGCGCGCCCAACTGCTGCTCGGCGGCGGCCAGGAAGGGATCCCAGATCACCCAGGCGTCGACACTGCCGCGCTCGAAGGCGGCGCGCGCTTCGGCCGGCGGCAGGTAGATCGGCTGGATTTCGGCCCAGGGCACGCCCGCCTTTTCCAGGGCCCGCACTAACAGGAAGTGCACGTTCGAGCCCTTGTTCAGCACGATCTTCCTGCCGCGCAGGTCGGCCAGCGTGCGCAAGGCGGAGCCCTTCGGCACCACGATCGCTTCGCTGCCTGGCGAGGGCGGCTCGTGGCCGACATATACCAGGCGCGCGCCGGCAGCCTGGGCGAAGATCGGCGGCGCCTCGCCGACGGTACCGAAATCGATGCTGCCGACGTTCAGGCCCTCCAGCAGCACGGGGCCGGCCGGGAATTCGGTCCATCTGACGGCGATCTTCTGCGCGGCCAGGCGCTGCTCCAGCGTGCCGCGTCCCTTGAGCAGGGTGAGCGTCCCGTACTTCTGGTAGCCGATGCGCACTTCCTTCGGCGCCTGGGCCAATGCGCGGCCGGGCAGGCCGGCGGCCGCACCGGATGCGATTGCGGCCGCCAGCAGGCCGAGGGTACGGCGGCGCGCCGGCCGCGATGGGTGATCGTGCATGGTGTTCTCTCTTATATGAATGGGCGATGAAATTCAGGCCGCGAGCGCGGCGGCGTGCCGGGTGCCGAGTTCGGCGCCGAGCTGTTCGATACCGAGCGCCACGCGCGCGGCGATGCCGGGTGCCGGCGCCAGGCTGCCGTCGGGATGGCGTCCGAGCTGGTCGGAGGTGGCATAGATGCTCGGCAGGATCGAGCGCGGCGCCATCGACGCCAGCACCGGGCGCAGCGCGTAGTCGAGCGCCAGCATGTGCGACTGGCTGCCTCCCGTCGCCAGCGGCAGCACCAGCTTGCCGGCCAGGCCATCCTGCGGCAGCAGGTCGAGCACCGCTTTCAGCAGGCCGCTGTAGGCCGCCTTGTAGACCGGCGTGGCCACGACCAGCACCTCGGCCTGCGCCACCAGGTGCAGCAGGCGGGCGATACCGGGCTCGCCGCAGTCGGCCGCCAGCAAGGCCTGGGGATCGAGTTCACGCGCTTCGATCCGGGTGATGCGCCGGCCGAAGGGGGCCAGCTGGTTGCCGACGTGCTGCAGCAGGCGCGAGGTCGAGGAGTTCGGGGATGGGCTTCCGCCCAACAGGATGATGCTCATGGTGTTGTCCATTCGTTCACAGATGAGGACAGCCTAGAGCGGTCCGGGACGAAAGGACACGAATCGTTTTGCACATCCATATGCGTCCGGCGTTTTAAGGTTTTGCGCATATCGACGGGCGGATTTCTTCGTTCACGCGGCGCACACGCCGATGCACACTGTTTGTCATTCACTCATCAAGGCCCATCCGATGTCTTCCTCCGTCCTTCCGTTGCGCACTCCTGATTCCGGCAGATTCGCCGATCCGCTGGCCGTGGCGGCACAGCTGGCAGAACAATTCGCCGCCACTGCCGTCGAGCGCGACCGCGCCGGCGGCCACGCTGCCCACGAACGCAGCCTGATCCGCGACAGCGGCCTGCTGACGCTGTCGATTCCAACGGAATTCGGCGGCCAAGGCGCACCCTGGTCGACCGTCTACGCGGTGATCCGCAGCCTGGCCCGCGCCGACAGCGCCCTCGCCCACGTGTTCGGCTTCCACCACCTGCAGCTGGCCGGCATCGCGCTGTACGGCAGCGCGGTCCAGCAGCGCAACCTGTACAGCGCCAGCGTGCAGCAGGGGCTGTTCTGGGGGAATGCATTGAATCCCCTCGACCGCAGGACGACGGCGCGTGCCATCCCCGGCGGCTACGTCCTCGACGGCGTCAAAAGTTTCGCTTCCGGTTCGGTCGGTGCCGACTGGCTGACGATCTCCGCCTGGGACAACGAGGCTGGCGCCGCCCTGATCGCGGTGCTGCCCGCCGCCCAGCCGGGCGTGCAGGTCGAAGCCGACTGGGACGCCTTCGGCCAGCGCCAGACCGACAGCGGCAACGTCAGTTTCGAAAAGGTGTATTTGCCCGCGGCGCTGGTTTTGCAGGCACCGGGACAAACGCCCACCGCCCAGGCCACGCTGCGCTCGCAGGTGGCGCAACTGGTCATGACCAACCTGTATCTCGGCATCGCGCTGGGCGCCTTCGAGGCGGCGCGCGAATATACGCTGACCCAGGCCCGCCCCTGGTTCGCATCCGGCGTCGACGAAGCCACGCGCGACCCGTTTATCCAGCACCGCTACGGCGACCTGTGGCTCAAACTGCGCCCGGCAACCCTGCTGGCCGACCATGCGGCGCAGCTGCTCGACGCCGCATTCGCGAAGGGCGCGGCATTGACGGCGCGCGAACGCGGCGAGGTCGCGGTGGCCGGCGCCGAAGCGAAGGTACTGGCGCACCGCGCGGCCATCGAGATCGGCAACGAGATGTTCGAACTGACCGGCGCCCGCTCGACCTCGGCCCGTTTCGGTTTTGATCGCTTCTGGCGCAATGCGCGCGTGCATACGCTGCACGATCCGGTCGACTATAAATTGCGCGACCTCGGGCGCTACGCGCTGGAAGGCCGCCTGCCCGACCCGACCCCGTATTCGTGATGAACGCGCCCCTTCCTCCTCCCGCCGTCGCGATCCGGCTCGACGATGTGGCACGCAGCTTCGCCCTGCCCGGCGGCGGCACCTTCGCGGCCGTGCGCGGCGTGACGCTCGAAGTGCGCGCAGGCGAGATTGTCGGCCTGGTCGGCCGCAGCGGCGCCGGCAAGTCGACCCTGCTGCGCCTGATGAATCTGTTGGAACGCCCGGACCGCGGCAGCGTCACCGTCGACGGCGCCGAGCTGACGCGGCTCGGCAAGCGCGAACTGCGCAATGCGCGGCGGCGCATCGGCATGATCTTCCAGCAGTTTAATTTGCTGCAGAACGCGACGGTGTTCGAGAACGTCGCCTTCCCGCTGCGCATCCACGATGCGATGAACGCGCCGCGCCTGAAGGCGCGCGTCGAGGAGTGCCTGGCGCTGGTCGGCCTGGCGGACCGCGCGGCCAGCTACCCGGCCCAGCTCTCGGGCGGCCAGAAACAGCGCGTGGCGATCGCGCGCGCCCTGGCCAGCCAGCCGGCGGTGCTGCTGTGCGACGAGCCGACTTCGGCACTCGATCCTGAGACGACGCGCGAACTGCTGGAAACGCTGCGCGACATCAACCGCCAGCTGGGCGTCACCATCGTCATCGTCAGCCACGAACTGCAGGTACTCGGCACCCTGTGCGACCGCGTCGCCGTGATCGAACACGGGATCGTGGCCGAGGAGTTTTCGCTGGACGACCACAGCGCGCCGCGCAAGACCGCGCTGGGACGCGAACTGGCTTATTACGGCACCGAGGCCTTCGCGGCCGCCGCCTGGGGAGATGCACATGCCTGACCAACTCGTCGCCATCCTGCCGGAACTCTGGACCGCCTTCCTGCAGACGGCGCTCATGCTCGGCATCGGTTTGATCGCCGCGCTCGTCATCGGCGGCCCGCTCGGCGTGCTGCTGTTCCTGTTCTCCGACGGCCAGGCGCTGCACAACCGCAAGCTGGCGCTGGTGCTGGGCTGGTTCGTGAACACGGTGCGTTCCTTCCCCTTCATCATCCTGATGGTGGCGCTGGTGCCGATCACGCGCAGCCTGGCGGGCACCTCGATCGGGCCGCTCGCGGCCGCGGTGCCGCTGTCGTTTGCCGCCATCCCCTATTTCGCGCGCCTGGTCGAGCAGAACCTGCGCGACGTGCCGCGCGGCGTGATCGAGGCGGCGCAGGCGATGGGCGCCTCGGAACTGCAAATCGTGCTGCGCGTGCTGCTGCCCGAAGCGCGCGCCGCCCTGGTGCTCTCGCTCACCGTGCTGGCGATCAGCTTCCTCTCCTACTCGGCGGTTGCCGGCGTGGTGGGCGGCGGCGGCATCGGAGACCTGGCGATCCGCTACGGCTACTACCGCTTCGAAACCGACGTCATGGTGTTGACGGTCGTGATCCTGGTCGCGCTGGTGCAGCTGATCCAGCTGACCGGCACCCGCCTGGCGCGCCGCCTCGACAAACGCTGAATTCACTCACTACCGAAAGGACTACCCGCATGCGCCCTCCCCGCCGTACCTTGTTCGCCGCCCTGCTCGGCCTGAGCTTGGTCTTCAGTGCCCAGGCACGCGACCCGAAGGAAGTCGTCATCGGCACCAGCGCCGGTCCCTACGCCGACCAGGTCCGCCTCGGCATCAAGCCGATCCTGGAACGCCAGGGTTACAAGGTCAAGCTGGTCGAATTCAACGACTACATCCAGCCGAACTTCGCCCTGGCCGAAGGCGCGCTCGACGCCAACGTGTTCCAGCACATCGTCTACCTGACGCGCTTCGCGGAACAGCACAAGCTGGCCTTGTCGGAACTCGTGAAAATCCCGACGGCGCCGATCGCGATCTACAGCCACAAGCACAAGTCGCTCGACGAAGTACGCGCCGGCACCACGGTGGCGCTGCCGAACGACCCGACCAACCAGGCGCGCGCCCTGGTCATGCTCGATCAGCTCGGGTGGGTCAGGCTGAAACCCGGTATCGACCCGATCAAGGCCTCGGAAAAGGACATCGCCGCCAACCTCAAACAGATCAAGCTGCTGCCGCTGGAGGCAGCCCAGTTGCCGCGTTCGCTGCAGGATGCCGACTACGCTTTCGTGAACGGCAATTTCGCGCTCGCCTCCGGCCTCAAGCTGCGCGACGCGCTGCGCCGCGAGACCATCTCGCCGAGCTACGCCAACCTGGTCGCCGTGCGCACGGCCGACCGCGACAAGCCCTTCGCGCGCGACATCGCGGCCGCCTACCGCTCGCGCGAATTCCTCGAGGTGACGAACCGCCTGTTTGCGGATTACGCCAAGACCGACTACCAGCTGGCGCTGGAGAAGAGCGCACAATGAGCACCCTCAGGCCGATCCGCTTCAACGCCTTCCAGATGAACACGGCGAGCCACCAGTCGCCGGGACTGTGGCGCCATCCGCGCAGCGCCGCGTCCTACCTCGACGCCGCGTACTGGGTCGAGCTGGCGCAGCTGCTGGAAGCGGGCGGCTTCGACGCGCTCTTCCTGGCCGACGTGCTGGGCGCCTACGACGTGTATGCCGGCAGCGCCGACGCGGCGTTAAGACACGGCGTGCAGCTGCCGCTGAACGATCCGCTGGCGCTGGTGCCGCTGATCGCCGGGGCCACCACGCGCCTGGGCATCGGCGTGACGGCCGCCGTCAGCTACGAGCACCCGTACACCTTCGCGCGGCGCATGTCGACGCTCGACCACCTGAGCGGCGGACGGGTCGGCTGGAACATCGTCACCGGCTACCTCGACAGCGCCGCACGCAACCTCGGCCAGCAGCACCAGCTCGGGCACGACGCGAGATATGACCTGGCCGACGAATTTCTGGAGGTCGTCTATAAATTGTGGGAGAAGAGCTGGGAAGACGGCGCCGTGCTGCGCGACCGTGAACGCGGCATCTACACCGATCCGGCGCGGGTGCATCCGATCGATCACCAGGGAACGCACTACACGGTGCCCGGCATCCACCTGTGCGAGCCGTCTCCCCAGCGCACGCCTTTCCTGTACCAGGCCGGCGCTTCGCCGCGCGGACTGGCGTTCGCGGCGCGCCATGCGGAAGCGACTTTCGTCAGCGGACCGACGCCGGGCATCGTGAAACGCTATGTCGACAGCGCGCGCGCCGCCACCCGCGCCGCCGGGCGCGACGGCGATGCCCTGCTGGTGTATGCCCAGGCGCTGATCGTCACCGGCGCCACCGCGGAGGAAGCGCAGGCGCGCCTGCGCGACTACCGGCAGCACATCGACATCGAGGCCGCATTGACCCTGCTCTCGGGCTGGACCGGCGTCGATTTTTCGCGCTACGCATTGGACGACACCATCGACTACATCGACACCGATGCCGGCCGCTCGGCGCTCGCTTCGCTCAGCGTGGCCGATCCGGATAAACGCTGGACCGTGCGCGAAGCGGCGCAGTTCATCGGCCTCGGCGGCCGCGGACCGGTGCTGGCCGGCGATGCGGCGCAGGTGGCCGACCAACTGGAGACCTGGCTCGACGTGACCGGCATCGACGGTTTTAATCTTGCCTACGCGCTGCCGCATGAAGACATGCGCAATGTCGTCGAACTGGTCGTGCCCGAGCTGCAGCGGCGCGGGCGTTACCGGGTCGACAGCGGCGGCGCCACGTTGCGCGAACGCCTGCTCGGCGCCGGTCCGCGCCTGCATCAGACGCACCCGGGCCGCCAGGTGCGGATCGACGGGCCTGGCTCCCTTGCTTCGCTGCGCCCCGCAGCCTAGTCGTTGCACATCTTCGCCTGCGTCACGTTACTGCCCGGCGCCACGCTCTGCGTCAGCCAGACGTTGCCGCCGATGGTCGAGCCGGCGCCGACCGTGATGCGGCCGAGGATGGTGGCGCCGGCATAGATGACGACGTCGTCCTCGACGATCGGATGGCGCGGCGCGCCTTTGACCAGCGCCCCGGTCGCATCAAGCGGGAAGCGGCGTGCGCCCAATGTCACGGCCTGGTACAGGCGCACGTGCTTGCCGATGATGGCGGTCTCTCCGATGACGACGCCGGTGCCGTGGTCGATGAAGAAGCTGGCGCCGATCTGGGCGGCCGGGTGGATGTCGATGCCGGTCAGCGTGTGGGCGATGTCGGCCGCCAATCGCGCCAGGAAGGGCGCGCCGAGACGGTGCAGGCAATGCGCCAGGCGGTGGTAGAGGACGGCGATCGTGCCCGGATAGCAGAGCATGATTTCGGCGACCGAGCTGGCGGCCGGGTCGCCGGCCAGCGCCGCCTGCACGTCGGACACGAGTAAGGCGCGGATTTCGGGCAGGCTGGCGGCGAAGCGGCGCGTGATCGCCCGCGCCCGCTCGGCCAGTTCGGCCTCGGCGATGTCCTCCATTCCCGGAGTGAAGCGCAGTGCGCGCCGCACCTGTTCGACCAGGCGGTCGAGCGCGACATTTAAAGTGTCGCCGACGAAATAATCGATGCTCTCGTCGTTCAGGTCGGGACGGCCGTAATGGGTCGGAAACAGCGCCGCCGACACGCCTTCGATCACCTGGCGCAGCACGGTGCGCGAAGGCAGTTCGCGCACGCGCCCCTGGTGACGGATGTTGTGGGTCGATTCGCGCGAGGTGCGCAGCGCGTCGATGATGGGGCCGAGGTGCCAATGGCTGGAGCCGGCCTGCTCCGTGTCGTAGTTATCCATTCGACCAGATTACTCCAGGCGCCGGAGAAAACGAACGATTTTAAATACAGTTATTTATATGCGGCGGCCGCTTTCCAGCAGCCTGTTCCGCTTACGATGAGAAGGATTAATCTATTGCCGCCAATAAACTTCCGACCTACACTGCCGATTAGCCACTTGCTCTCGAAGATAAAGAAAGGAAGAAAATGCCGGCAAATCAAATGGCAGAGCATTATCTTGGCCCAGCAAGTCATCAGTACCGGCTTTTTCGAAGGCATCGATCACTACAAGCCGGTTGGTTTGCTGGACAAGTACCTGGACCGGTCGGCCTGACGGGACCGGCAATTCGAGAACCAACGCCCGCTGATACAGATTGAAACTTCTCTTACAGCGCCATCAACAGCTTTCGAAGCCATTCGCTGACACACTGTGGGCGTACGTACAGAGCGGGCACTAGCGGCACGCTAGCATCGACTCATCACTGAATCGGAGAACAACCATGCGATTTACTAACCAATCCATCATGCGCATCGCCGCCGTCCTGGCCCTGACCGCCGCTTCCACCTCGGCGTTCGCCCAGAGTGCCGAGTATCGCCGTGGCTACGAAGACGGTTTTGCCGCCGGCCAGCGCGCCGCCCGCGATGACGGCGGCCGCGGCTACGGCCGCAACCGCCTGCATATCGAAGAAGCGACTTATGGCGCGCGCGGCGCGATGTGCGACGCGCGCCAGGCCGTTCGCCAGGAAGTCGAGCGAGGCGGCGCCATCATCACCGCCAACAATCAGTTGTGCGGCGATCCGATCCGTAACGTCGAGAAGCGCCTGAGCATCGTCTACCGTTGCGGCGACGACGAACCGGTACGGGTGGTCGCGCGCGAAAACGAAACCCTGCGCCTGAGCTGCCGCCGTTAAGCATCCGCGCCCTCTCGACCGCGCGCGCGGCGCAAGGCTGCGTCGATCCGCTCGTCGAGCGCGCGGTCGGGCCCGATCCACTGTTCGGGCGCCGTTCCTGCGCTGCGGGCGGACAGGCGCAGCAGCACCGGGCGGTGGTCGGAGAAGCGCTTGAGGTAGTCGACCTGGCTCTTCTCCCTGGCGAGGATGAAGAAGTCCTGCGGCCCGTAGAGCCGCGACATGTTCGGCGACAGGAACACATGGTCGATGAGCGAGTGCGGGCTCTTGAGGTAGCTCACCGCCCCGGCCGCCTCGTCTTGTGCCGACAAGGGCTTGAAGTCGGCTTTGATGAGCGGGTCGAAATCCCCGCTCGCGAGTTCGGCATTGAAGTCGCCGCCCAGCACCCAGTCCTGGTCGGCATCGTGCCGCTCGATCATCTCCTTGACGGCACGCGCGAGGATCTGCGACGCCATGCGCCGGCGCTTCCAGCCCTCGGCCATCGCCTTGAGATGGAGCGGCACCAGGTTGAAATCGACGCCGTCGCCCGCATCCGAGCGTGCGCGGAAGCGAAATAGCGCCGGGTAGCGGTCGAAGATCTTGCCCGGCTTCGGCGCCACTTGCGACTCCGCCTCGAAGTCGCCGCTACGGAGACGAAACAGCGCGTCGATCCCGGCCGGCCAGGCGAGCTGCTCGCCGTCCACCGTGCCCGGGTTCCAGAGAACGGCGGTTGTCTGCTTCGACTCCGGCGAGTCGGGTTCGGAATGGAGGTAGCGCATTGGCAGCCCGAACTTGCGCTCGATGGTCTCTGCCAGCGCAGCCGTCGCCGGCGGCGAGGTCTCGACGAGTGCCCAGAGGTCGAGGCCAAGGTCGACGATCATGGTAGCGATCTCGTCGACCTTTTCGTCGTAGCGGTTGGCGAACCACTCGATGTTCCAGAAGCCGATGTCGATGTCCTGCGTGGTCGCGTTATACAGGTCGACCACCCGCTCGGCGCCAGGCTGGGCGGCGTCCACCTGGCGCCCGGCGGCGCCGAAGAAACCGCTGAGCGTGTCGGACCCGTACACTTCGCCCAGGATCACGTCGATCATGGCGTTCGCTTCGCGGCCGCGGCGTGCCTCCAGGTCGAGCGCGATGGCGGCCAGCTTAATGCCTTCGTTGACGTATTCCGGCCTGAGTCCGTCCGAGTCCTGGATGCCATCGCGGTTAGGTTGCGACGCATGATGGAGGGCGATGAGCCGGCCGCTGCGGTCGAACACGGGCGCGCCTGACGAGCCGGGCTCGGTATCGCTCGTATAGTGGAGGACGGCACCGTCGGGGCGAGCCGTGACGATGTCCGTGTCGTCGAGTGAAACGCGCTTGGGACGGCCACTCGGGTGATGGATGATGAAGGCCCGCTCCTCGGGCTGGATCGCGAAGGCCACCCGCTCCATGCGGATGAGCGCGCCATCGGCCAGCTGC encodes:
- a CDS encoding ATP-binding cassette domain-containing protein; this translates as MRITSEETQRVAAASDAVALRGLTKRYAGRNVLDGIDLRIAPGEFVALVGRSGCGKSTLLRLVAGLEQADGGTVAIDGAGRADALRLMFQEARLLPWKSVLDNVALGLAGRDGRDAARAALAQVGLEARADEWPAVLSGGQRQRVALARALVHAPGILLLDEPLGALDALTRIGMQQLIESLWLRHGFSAVLVTHDVQEALVLADRVLVLEEGRVAHDIRVNLSRPRERGSAAFGALERELLGRVLGAPT
- the ssuC gene encoding aliphatic sulfonate ABC transporter permease SsuC: MAAGANPAPRGLTGLLAPWALPALLVLAWQVAAQAGWLSSRILPEPLAVLRAFWTLTVSGELWIHLRTSLWRAGAGFAIGAGAGLLLGLLNGSSRRAETLLDTSLQMLRNIPALALVPLLILWFGIDETAKLFLLAVGVFFPVYLNTFHGVRSADAGLIEMARSYGLSGWTLYRDVILPAALPAILVGIRFALGLVWVLLIVAETISAQQGIGYMTMNAREFLQTDVVLVGILLYALLGKAADVGARLLERHFLRWNPAYL
- the ssuD gene encoding FMNH2-dependent alkanesulfonate monooxygenase, translating into MSTPNIFWFLPTHGDSRYLGTAKGARAVDADYLRQIAVAADTLGYDGVLLPTGRSCEDPWIVAASLIGATRQLKFLVAIRPGLSTPGLAVRQAATFDRLSNGRLLINVVTGGDQGELEADGLFADHAKRYAISDEFIRVWRASLAGEGGAAGYDFEGKHIQVKGAKTLYPPLQTPHPPLYFGGSSEPAHQLAAEQMDVYLTWGEPPAAVAEKLADIRARAAKHGRTLRFGIRLHVIVRETNEEAWRAADELISHLDDEVIAKAQAAFAKMDSVGQQRMAALHGGRRDKLEVSPNLWAGVGLVRGGAGTALVGDPETVAARMREYADLGIETFILSGYPHLEESYRFAELVFPLLGKGKTGGEQSITGPFGEMMASDIVPKKAA
- a CDS encoding sulfonate ABC transporter substrate-binding protein: MHDHPSRPARRRTLGLLAAAIASGAAAGLPGRALAQAPKEVRIGYQKYGTLTLLKGRGTLEQRLAAQKIAVRWTEFPAGPVLLEGLNVGSIDFGTVGEAPPIFAQAAGARLVYVGHEPPSPGSEAIVVPKGSALRTLADLRGRKIVLNKGSNVHFLLVRALEKAGVPWAEIQPIYLPPAEARAAFERGSVDAWVIWDPFLAAAEQQLGARVLADGRGLVSNHQFYLAARGFVEQQPALTRILLEEIAKVDDWGRENPAEVARILAAQTGLPPNVVELAGRRYAYGVRKISPEVVREQQRIADAFHNLKLIPKPLNVAEALPAAPL
- the ssuE gene encoding NADPH-dependent FMN reductase gives rise to the protein MSIILLGGSPSPNSSTSRLLQHVGNQLAPFGRRITRIEARELDPQALLAADCGEPGIARLLHLVAQAEVLVVATPVYKAAYSGLLKAVLDLLPQDGLAGKLVLPLATGGSQSHMLALDYALRPVLASMAPRSILPSIYATSDQLGRHPDGSLAPAPGIAARVALGIEQLGAELGTRHAAALAA
- a CDS encoding acyl-CoA dehydrogenase family protein; protein product: MSSSVLPLRTPDSGRFADPLAVAAQLAEQFAATAVERDRAGGHAAHERSLIRDSGLLTLSIPTEFGGQGAPWSTVYAVIRSLARADSALAHVFGFHHLQLAGIALYGSAVQQRNLYSASVQQGLFWGNALNPLDRRTTARAIPGGYVLDGVKSFASGSVGADWLTISAWDNEAGAALIAVLPAAQPGVQVEADWDAFGQRQTDSGNVSFEKVYLPAALVLQAPGQTPTAQATLRSQVAQLVMTNLYLGIALGAFEAAREYTLTQARPWFASGVDEATRDPFIQHRYGDLWLKLRPATLLADHAAQLLDAAFAKGAALTARERGEVAVAGAEAKVLAHRAAIEIGNEMFELTGARSTSARFGFDRFWRNARVHTLHDPVDYKLRDLGRYALEGRLPDPTPYS
- a CDS encoding methionine ABC transporter ATP-binding protein produces the protein MNAPLPPPAVAIRLDDVARSFALPGGGTFAAVRGVTLEVRAGEIVGLVGRSGAGKSTLLRLMNLLERPDRGSVTVDGAELTRLGKRELRNARRRIGMIFQQFNLLQNATVFENVAFPLRIHDAMNAPRLKARVEECLALVGLADRAASYPAQLSGGQKQRVAIARALASQPAVLLCDEPTSALDPETTRELLETLRDINRQLGVTIVIVSHELQVLGTLCDRVAVIEHGIVAEEFSLDDHSAPRKTALGRELAYYGTEAFAAAAWGDAHA